TACAAGATTCAGCGAGTATGCAATCGTGAAATACGGGAAAAGTAGGAAATGGGCTGCAGGTGACCTCACGTTTTTGTTAAATAGAATCTTCTAGAGTGTCATTTATACCACATAATtctttataaaagtaaaatccaGTCTaaccaaatttaaacaaaaattaaattaaattctaattaaagattagaattgttttttaatcggtcttaaatatttaaatttaaataaattcaaatcaaataaaaaattatattatattataaaataacttttttaaattcaaaatgatttcaaattagattttatttttattctaccCATATCAAATCCTAATATACTAGTAGTTTCATAAATAGATGTAGTCCATATGtgattataaacaaattaatttacaatttagtaaagaaaaaaaaaattgagaaggCGGCACTATTGGTGGATGATGGTGGCGGCGAAGGCGTGTACACCGTGTGTGattgttttaacttttaaggTCCATACTCCAGGTAATGGAACTAGAAAACTTTATTGAACGGCTGAATTTCcttgtgaaaaaaattaaaacaatgtgGAAAATGCATACGATCAGCACAAGTCTTACTGGATTCAACTTTATTTTACCCTCTCCGTCCCACTATCACTATCTTCCTTTAGTGGTCGTCACTTTCTATGAGAATCTTTTAAGTGCAATATTCATTCTCCGTTGaaattacaatttattaaaaataataaaattatatacataaataataataataataattattattattattatattatattatttatacacataaatattaCTCTATCCAAAAGTTGAGAAAATGCACTGTACTATCTCCATTTCCCGTTTGCGTGCAGGGAACAATAAGCTTTGAAAGTCAGTAAATGCAGTAATCTAACATGAGACAAATAGGGCAAACTAATTTGATCTGATCGACAACAATTTAAAGAGCTCACAAAATATGTCTTATGAGTACTCTCATGCAATAGGTTATTAGTCAAGGGACCAGTTCaaatctttaccaattttatccATGGTCAGATCAAAAAATTAACaccattaatataataataaatcaaaacaaaatattctcTTTTCAACAATAATACATGTCGTTAGATGGTATTGAGCTTTCCTTTATGGATTAGAGTTTCATTGatcttttacaaaaataaaaatttttaaaatatatatatatatatatatatttacggTATAAAACTGCAAAAATATACAATGGACaacttttccttcttttttcccctcttttaaagaaagaaacaatTACCAATTATTCCGAAGATGCTCAAGATCTTTAAACTGAGCTTTCAAAAATACATATTCACGCTGCATCCTCTCCAGCCAAGCCTCAACTATACGCATCTCGTCCTTGAGATAGTGCATCCGTTTTTCCAACCAAGCCATGGTTTCAGCTGACCTTTCTCCAATCCCACCACCCATAGCAACCATATATTCAGATGGAGATGCCACATGAATGTGTTGGGGTCTATTTAATAGCACAAGTATGCTCACCTGAGATTAAAGTTGTACAACATCAAAGGAGTTAACAATTCATTGGACTGAAATTTAAATGAGCAGAAGAAATGTAACAGGCTTGTTCAGAATCGTGCACCTGCATCAGGATGATCACGGCAAAAGCAATGACCAAGATCAATGATACATGGTTTTGACTTTTCAGATATGAACAGAATGTCATCACTGATTCTCTTAACAAAGATATAAAGGTAGTAGCACCAATCAAGCTTCCTTGCAAGAGATTGCCAACTTGTTGGTTAGTATCTACGGAATGTGACTCTGGCACTGTCTGTAGTTGGTCATCAATATCGCTTAACCTTTCTGAGGATTCCCCAGTTTTCACTTCCCTTTCAGTATGGACATCACCATTCTGCATGCTGCTAGCGGTAGGACCACTCTCTGCTTCGAGACATTGTAGACATGATTAATGATATTAGTAATTTCATTGTACACAAAGCtaccaataacaataaaacaatcTACTACAATCGGACCTTCTCGTTTTTCAAGGTTCTTCTGCTTCAGCAAGTCATGTGCCTGAAAAAAAGGGTAATATAGAAATTGCTGAAAGTATGCACAACATAACTGCAAATCAACAAGGGATTAAAGATACCATGCCAATCCACATTTCATAAGCTTCTTGACATTCTTCCAGAGTAGACTGCACTATTTTTCCTGTAACCATGTACACCAGCTTGGTATCACATATTCAATATACTGTGACTAGCAAAAACTATTTATTGGCAGAGGCAAACCTTTCCAGACAGTTTTCTTTGAAAATGCCACATTTACATAAACCCGCAAAATGCAGCCTTCTTTCGATTCATTGTCATATTTTTCTACATCCCATAGCCCCTAATACACaggttaaaagaaaaataacaataaagccATATTCTTTGGCAAATTAATGTTGAATCATATGATAAGACAATTTGAATATATGCTAACCCACTATTATGCATAGCATTGCTATAATTTCAAAGTAGTATCTGACAATTAGCATTgctataatttgaatatatgttACTCTTTCTTAAGAATGTAAAAAGGCAAAAAGCAAGGAAGCAAATGATatgcaatttcaaaaaaaaaaaaatatgtgataCAGTTTTTATGTATCATCTAACAGCATGTATTGTTTTTATATGGTCAAATGTTGACAGATATCATTTCTTAGTAGTTgcactaaaataaaaagacaaaactaATGTCATAGTACATTCTATTTTAGCAGCAAACAAGGAAAGATATTTGAACTTGCCAAAATCAACAACAGCCTGTACCTGTACGCAAAAATAATCTCCATAAGGTACATCATTGATTTCTTGTGATGTCTCAATAACCAAGTGACTGGAGATAATGAGAGTCATTATGttaatattaacatataaattgGTGACAGCATCATATAATACACAAGATATTTAAAGGTTGATGATCTATGGTTAAGATCTAAAAAGTAATAAAGAGcacaattaaatttatacatgAAGCAAAAATACAAAGGTTcatattaatagaataatataacAAAGCCAACTTTGGTTAGTACAAATTTAAGCATATATGCTGAAATGCATGCAGAACACCTCATTATTATAGCTTGGTTGGTACAAATTTAAGCTTAAGCTGTAACTGTTTGACTGTAAATCAGATTTGGAAAATTGTTCAGGGGAACTAATTtccaaatttcaaaaagttCTCATACAAACAAAGAAACTGATAACTTTTTCTATTGATAACATAAATCATATTCTTataaaactccttcaaatcgcataatacttttttttatatgggaaaaaataataaaaaagaaactccagaacaaaatatatagaaacCTGTTTTTGTAAACACGAAATTTCTGAATCTCCTGGCAGCTGCCAAACTTAGCacctttaaataaaataaaaaagtaagaaTAAACAGCATTAGAAACAAAGTTATATCTAAAACCTGCTTAAACCAATATCTCATTTTAAtcgaaataaacaaaaataaaaaaaagtgaaataaattgtttttaaatacaAATGCATACCAAAGTATATTTTTATTGGATGTTGAAATGAAACATCACGAGCATGACCAAATTCATCATGTGGTTTCCATGAAGTGCACCTAAATTCTGAAACCACTCAGCAAAAGAACGGCAAAGGTATGAAATGATGTCTGCCATGATATATTAAGAAccattacaaaaattttattacttgcATATTCAACTATTCCATGATCTCAAATCAGACTACCTTTATCACCACATTTCCTATGAAAAGATTCGGTAAATTTAGCAGCATCATCCGAAAAGAACAAATGAAAGAACTCCTCTACCTTCATCTGCAGTCCGCAAAGAAGAAGGATATCAAAAAAGGAACCAATTTTTCAACCAGCAAGAGTTAAGAAATTCTATAATACAGTAGAACTTAGTACAGATACAATTAAGAAAAATGTAACATTACCAGAAACTTGGTTTCAGCAACCTTGGTAAAACATTCTGGCACtgcatgataaaaaaaaaaaataaaagcaagtTCAGGctaaaagaaaacatgaatttatttttctcctttctaAAATAGTGTATGCAGAATGATGAAAGCAAATTTGACTGCAGTTGATACAGAGCACCTGTTGGCCATAACACATCCCACTGATATGCGTAAAATCAATAGCGTGTGTATGGTATTTCCAATCCACAAAACAGGACCTAGTTGACAAAATATTCTAGATCTTTAAATTCCATTTTAAACAGCCAAAACCTTTCTGGCATTAAACATATAGCACTCACACAAACAACATGATGAGTttggaaataatattaataataataagaggaTCTGACCACACCCCAAAACAATCCATCTTTAGACTCCAAAATTCCATGGTTTTGTGTAATCTTCAAACTACAGATTGGGAACAATCAATTTTCTGTTCTCAAATCCTCCAATAAATGTCATGCCAATTGTCAATTTCTACACCTCTAACCTTAAAATCCTTCCACTATCACAAATTCCAAGCTCATGATCTCTCTAAAATTAGACCCACAGCATAAGTAAAAGTAGAATGGTCACCAAATAGGTATAAACACTACTCAAAAACCTATCACACCAGCCACAAAAGCCAGGAAATTTCACATTGTCTATCATCACTAGAAAACCCTCCACAGAAGTTAAACTGCAATgataagaaaggaaaaataaggTAGGAAACCtcaaagacaataaaaaaaatcacagaaAGAGAGCCGTATCTAAAGTAACTTAAAATGAGAATCTGCCTCCATGAACATCATCCAATGTCTACATTCAGTGGCACAGCCCACCCATTTCCTTAAGCCACTAACATGTAACACATCAACCCATTCTTAGGAATGTGATCTCCAAAGGCATGGAGCAAGACGAGCTAAATTATTGGTACAATCTAATCAAGGAACTATAGTGCTAAATTTGGAAACAAAGAGCACATTTGATAATCacaatattgaaataataaaaagactTCGTAACTAAAAGATGACCTGAATTCTGGCATGTTACATACAAACACaacagaagaaaagagagagagagagagaaagagctAACTCTTAGGCGCATCATAATTCTCTATCTTCCAAGACAAAGTCTTTGCTGAAGATGAAGGGTCAACATTTACAACTTGTTCGGCATCATGTTCCTCATTGTCATCTTGTATTTCCATTGGTGTTGACAGATCATTTTCAACATTAAATGTTTGCTTGGAATCATCTGAAACATCCTTATCCCTGTATTAAAGAAgcaaattcaataattaatttcatatcaataataaaaaaccaaTAGTTCATTTTCAAAGAAATCAAAAACCAATATACATGACTAGATTCATCTTATAAGAGTACCTTCTGATAGAATTCTGCTTATCAATATAATGGTTAGTGTCATTGACCTTCTCAATTACAACAGGCCCATTATCAGGGCTGCTAGTCTCAGATGATGAATCCTGAGATAAGAgcaaaacatatgaaaaaaagaactaaacaaaacaaaacacgCGCATAAGATGTACCCAGTAATGTGAGTCAGAATTGATCCTTAAGAACTCCCGTGATGACAAATTTTCCCAAGTAAACTGGCAGGTATATCATTAGAATTTTTTGAAATCTAAGCAAAAAGTATCCAACGCTCAGAGCCAATGATGAGATACAGCCAGTTAGAACCAATGTTTATTCCTTTATTACAACACTTTCCTATAATTTTGTATCACTAGATATTAAGataactatttaataataactGAACAGAAAAGATATAAGGCAGTTTTTCATAGGGTTATATATTCCAAAGTAATAGCCCATCATGATAATAACATGACCATCTT
This sequence is a window from Mangifera indica cultivar Alphonso chromosome 5, CATAS_Mindica_2.1, whole genome shotgun sequence. Protein-coding genes within it:
- the LOC123217520 gene encoding protein VASCULAR ASSOCIATED DEATH 1, chloroplastic-like encodes the protein MEVVVSATVEDRINLSRDMDPSPSRCASDLASESPPCTVDSPDRDDQFSSSPNPNKVSESQSSVSLRSEEYRQLFRLPSDEVLVQDFNCAFQESILLQGHMYLFVHYICFYSNIFGFETKKIIPFNEITIVRQAKTAGIFPNAIEIFAGGRKYFFASFLSRDEAFKLINDLRLQHGNGSQAISEQQDSSSETSSPDNGPVVIEKVNDTNHYIDKQNSIRRDKDVSDDSKQTFNVENDLSTPMEIQDDNEEHDAEQVVNVDPSSSAKTLSWKIENYDAPKMPECFTKVAETKFLMKVEEFFHLFFSDDAAKFTESFHRKCGDKEFRCTSWKPHDEFGHARDVSFQHPIKIYFGAKFGSCQEIQKFRVYKNSHLVIETSQEINDVPYGDYFCVQGLWDVEKYDNESKEGCILRVYVNVAFSKKTVWKGKIVQSTLEECQEAYEMWIGMAHDLLKQKNLEKREESGPTASSMQNGDVHTEREVKTGESSERLSDIDDQLQTVPESHSVDTNQQVGNLLQGSLIGATTFISLLRESVMTFCSYLKSQNHVSLILVIAFAVIILMQVSILVLLNRPQHIHVASPSEYMVAMGGGIGERSAETMAWLEKRMHYLKDEMRIVEAWLERMQREYVFLKAQFKDLEHLRNNW